The genomic DNA AGCTCATATTTTTCTTCCTTTAAAACTTTTTCTTTTTCTATAGCGATTTCCTTCAAGCGATTTTCAATGCCTTCCTTATTAGAATAATTAGATATTAAGTTCAGCTTTGAACCGGCTTCATCAAGTAAATCAATCGCTTTATCAGGAAGAAATCGATCTTGAATGTATCGATGGGATAAATTCACACATGCTACGATTGCCTCGTCTGTAAATACTACCTCATGATAGTCCTCGTATTTCCTTTTTAAACCTTTAAGGATTTCAATCGCCTCGGATATTGTTGGTTCTTGTACTTGAACCGGTTGGAAACGTCTTTCAAGAGCGGCGTCCTTCTCAATTTTTCTATACTCTTTTAAAGTTGTTGCGCCAATAAGTTGAAGTTCGCCACGTGCTAATGCTGGCTTTAATATATTCCCAGCGTCCATCGAGCCTTCTGCACTCCCGGCACCAACTAACTGATGAATTTCGTCAATAAATAGGATAATATTTTTCTTTTGCTGAAGCTCAAGGATTATTTCTTTCATTCTCTCTTCAAATTGGCCACGGATACCTGTGTTTGATACTAAAGAAGCTACATCCAAAAGGTAAACTTGGCTGTTTTTAAGTTTGTTTGGAACATTTCCTTCAGCAATCTTAACTGCCAGGTGCTCTGCAATGGCTGTTTTACCAACACCAGGTTCACCTATTAAGACAGGATTATTTTTATTTCTTCTATTTAAGATTTCAATGACACGGTTAACCTCTTCTTCACGGCCAATCACTGGATCAATTAAACCAGCCTGTGCCATTGTCGTTAAGTTTCGTCCGAATTGATCAATGAAGCCCCCGTTCCCAGTGTTTTTCTGTGGAGTCTCCATATTTCTTTGTGGTTTGCCTTTTTGATTCATATTCATAGGTTGAAAGAATGATTCGAAAGGGGGGAAAGGTTGAAAACCAGATAGGTTTGGTCCCAAAGTTGATAACATCTTGTCGCGCTCCTTCTGGAAGCAGCTTTGACAAAGATGTAGTTGATTTTCATTCCCATTAATCGTCATTCTTACAGCAATAGTTGCTTCTGTTATTTGACATGTTTGACAAAGCATACATTTCTCCTCCTATTTTTAAAGTTGACTTTGACTAACTTTGACCTTTTGTATTTTGATTATACTTTGACCTTTTTTGACTTTCAAGTATTTTGATTACATTTTTTTTGTAAGATTGTTCCAAGGATGGTTGATATTCTTTTCATCCTGAAAAAGCTCGTCATTGTTTGTCCTTCTTTTCATATAATTAAAAGGAAGGGGGGAGATGGGGTGAAAAAGAAGTGGGGGGCAGCGCTTCAGCTTGCTGCAGTTTACGTAGGAACTGTTGTAGGTGCTGGGTTTGCCACAGGAAAGGAAATCGTAGAGTTTTTCTCCCGATTTGGTTTTATTGGACTAATAGGGATTTTAATTAGTGGTTATATTTTTATCTTTTTAGGCTCTAAACTCATGCGGCTAGCAGCAAGAATGCGAGCTAAATCATATCAGGAGTTAAATACATTTTTGTTCGGCCCTTATTTAGGCGGGGCTATAAATATTTTAATGTTATTCATGTTACTCGGAGTGAGTGCTGTTATGTTAAGCGGTGCCGGTGCCGTTTTTCAGGAGCAGCTAGGTCTTTCGAGAAGTTTAGGAATCATGCTAACGATAGCTCTTTCTTTTATCGTCATGATTGTTGGAACCAAAGGTTTATTTGCCGTTAATACTTTTGTGGTACCGATGATGATTTGTTTTAGTTTTATGTTATTTTTGGTTACGATTCAGCAACCTCATTTTCTTGAACAGCTTTTGTTTATTCCTCCGGCTGACGATGGATGGAAGTCTGTTGTTAACCCGTTTTCCTATACGGCTTTTAATATTGGGCTTGCCCAAGCGGTGCTTGTCCCAGTTGCAGCAGAAATAGAAGATGAAGATACGGTAAAGTGGGGGGGAATTATTGGGGGTGCTGCGTTAACGCTTATTCTGCTTTCTAGTCATGCGACATTAATCATGCTCCCTAATTTAGAAATATACGAGATACCAATGGCTGCTATTATGAAAGATCTAGCTTATGGTTTTTATTGGATTTATGTACTGATTATTTATGGAGAGATTTTTACATCCGTTATTGGTAATGTATATGGTCTTGAGAAGCAACTCAATCATTACTTAAAACTTCCTAGCATTGTTTGGGTATGCATTATTTTTGTCATTTCATACTTAGGTAGTTTTGTAAATTATGGAACATTGCTTTCCTACCTATACCCGATATTTGGTTACGTCACGATCATATTTATTGTTCTTTTGTGGATGAAGCCTCTGGATTCCGTCAAAAAATAAGACTCGGAAAAAATCTCCGAGTCTTATTTGGCTTCGTTAACTATGGTTTCTGCCATTTTTATAAATGAGTCGCGATAATCTAAAGATTCTTTTGTGAAAGAGGTTAGTTTGATTACTCCTTCATTGTTTTTAACCAGGTAAGAAGTAATAACCTCTTCATTTATCCTAGCTTCATACACCTTACTATTTGCAAAAAACTCAAGCTCCGGTGGGTTGATTTCATTTACTTCAGAAGCTACAGCCTGTAACTGTTCGACCGCCGTCTGTTCAGTAGAATCCCAGTCCACATCCTTTGGTAAGAGTTCGACCCTCATAAAAATTTCACCATCATTTGAAAGCATGACTACGTCCTTATTTGGTTCTTCTGCTGTTAGTTCATAATCTGGAAGGATATACATTGAATATCCTTGATTATCACTATGTTTTAAAAATGCTGTTTGTTCTTTTGTTTCTCCATTTAGTGTATAGGTTAAATTATTTTCAAGAAGGCGAATCATTGTATCCGATGGATCAGTTTCTTCATTATTATCCTCTTGAACCGAACCTTCTTCCGGTTCTACGTTTTCCTGTTGTGGGGATGTCCCATTTTTGGCTTCCTCTAGGCTGGTTTCTCCAGTTCCACAGGCTGTTAACACTGCAGCGAGTAAGCCAATGGTTATATACAAATTAATAAATTTCACTTACATATCCTCCTAATTGTTTATTTGAGAGTCTTATCATAATAGACGGAAGTGGTTTAGAAAGGTTACATAGCCAATCTAACTTAATGGAAGCAGGACTAACAAAAATAAATCAAATACAAGGTGTGAAACAATTAGTAAAGGAATGCTCCTCTTCCAAACGTAGAGGCTTGACCAAACTAGACCGGCAACAATTGAAGCGAGGATCAGGTGGCTTGACCCTGAGTATATGTTGACAGAAGTATATAATAAAGTTGATAGCAAAATACTGGGTAGGATTTTTAACCGTCCAATAAGTCGTTTTAAAATAAATCCTCGCCAGAAGATTTCTTCCCCAGGAATGATGATAAGAAATAAGACGATGTATTGCCATATTTGAGTAGGAGACATTTGTTTATAAAGCTTAGCAACCGATCCTTTTAACGGAAGATCAATGATATGTATGATGATATTACCTAGGTAAAATAAGCCAAATAAACTTACTCCTGATAACACACCATACGTCAAATAAATTTGAATGGGTTGCTGGTCATCCATTTCCTCTTGAAGAATGGTGTAAGTAATTAGAAACAGCATCGAAGCTGTGAATAGGTACCAAAACACATTTTTTTCTTGAAAAGTAATGAATAACAATACATGGGCAAGTAAAATACCGAAAATTATTCTTGCATCCAATTTTTTCTGAAGCATATTATGGCTCCTTTCCTAAAGCATGGTCTTACATTTATTGAAAAAAAGAAGAAACCTCTTACATAAGAGGTTTCCCACATTATAACCTATTTTTATTTTCGAGACAAAAAAGGATGCTACTAAACATGTAGAATGCGCTTCCAATTAGTTCGTTTCTAAAATGAAGATTCTTTAATAACCTTATAGTTTTTATGATTTACAACAGTTCTTTGGTCTAATTCAAGATCCCGATAATTGTCCATATAAGTAAGGTCTACAATTACTGAATTTTCGTTTACTTTTTCAACAATTCCCTGTAACCCGTCTCTAAATTCGATCACGTTCCCCACTTCAGCTCTTTTCAATGTCGCTCTCTCCTTTTCTTTCCAGATGACGATATTATAAACATTTTGCACTACTTTTTCCTGTACGTAAAGAATTTTTTGTAAATTTTAATAATTATTTATTATATTAATAGTTTTTAAGAGAATGTATAGTCGATTTTGAAACCCTTTATCTTTTATATATAATAAATCTATAAGGGAGGGATTGTATTTGGAAAAAGATTTGATTTTAGAAATGATTGAAAAATTAAGAAGTGGACAAATAAATGAGTGGAATGTAGATAAAGAAGTATTCCTAGATGTAAGGGCTGTGATTGTAGCTTTGGAAGATTTTAAACATTTCAGAGGGATTGCCCAAAGAAGTGGGGGTGTGATTTATCAGTACTTACAAGAACCTAGAAGCTAGGGAAGGTGGAC from Robertmurraya sp. FSL R5-0851 includes the following:
- a CDS encoding YkvI family membrane protein, encoding MKKKWGAALQLAAVYVGTVVGAGFATGKEIVEFFSRFGFIGLIGILISGYIFIFLGSKLMRLAARMRAKSYQELNTFLFGPYLGGAINILMLFMLLGVSAVMLSGAGAVFQEQLGLSRSLGIMLTIALSFIVMIVGTKGLFAVNTFVVPMMICFSFMLFLVTIQQPHFLEQLLFIPPADDGWKSVVNPFSYTAFNIGLAQAVLVPVAAEIEDEDTVKWGGIIGGAALTLILLSSHATLIMLPNLEIYEIPMAAIMKDLAYGFYWIYVLIIYGEIFTSVIGNVYGLEKQLNHYLKLPSIVWVCIIFVISYLGSFVNYGTLLSYLYPIFGYVTIIFIVLLWMKPLDSVKK
- a CDS encoding CPBP family glutamic-type intramembrane protease, yielding MLQKKLDARIIFGILLAHVLLFITFQEKNVFWYLFTASMLFLITYTILQEEMDDQQPIQIYLTYGVLSGVSLFGLFYLGNIIIHIIDLPLKGSVAKLYKQMSPTQIWQYIVLFLIIIPGEEIFWRGFILKRLIGRLKILPSILLSTLLYTSVNIYSGSSHLILASIVAGLVWSSLYVWKRSIPLLIVSHLVFDLFLLVLLPLS
- a CDS encoding YkvS family protein, giving the protein MKRAEVGNVIEFRDGLQGIVEKVNENSVIVDLTYMDNYRDLELDQRTVVNHKNYKVIKESSF
- a CDS encoding ATP-dependent Clp protease ATP-binding subunit, whose product is MLCQTCQITEATIAVRMTINGNENQLHLCQSCFQKERDKMLSTLGPNLSGFQPFPPFESFFQPMNMNQKGKPQRNMETPQKNTGNGGFIDQFGRNLTTMAQAGLIDPVIGREEEVNRVIEILNRRNKNNPVLIGEPGVGKTAIAEHLAVKIAEGNVPNKLKNSQVYLLDVASLVSNTGIRGQFEERMKEIILELQQKKNIILFIDEIHQLVGAGSAEGSMDAGNILKPALARGELQLIGATTLKEYRKIEKDAALERRFQPVQVQEPTISEAIEILKGLKRKYEDYHEVVFTDEAIVACVNLSHRYIQDRFLPDKAIDLLDEAGSKLNLISNYSNKEGIENRLKEIAIEKEKVLKEEKYELAAKLREEEKELEQQFSQVDLDHRPMVKVEHIHELIEKKTRIPVGKLEQSEQEKLQKLEGYLSNKVIGQQEAVKKVVKAIRRSRAGLKAKGRPIGSFLFVGPTGVGKTELSKSLAEELFGSKNSMIRLDMSEYMEKHSVSKLIGSPPGYVGHEESGQLTEQVRRNPYNIILLDEIEKAHPDVLNMFLQILEDGRLTDSQGRTVSFKDTVIIMTSNAGVGHKTVKVGFGNDHHELESNLLATLGSYFKPEFLNRFDAIIEFSSLKEEDLLQIVDIMIKDLNSMLKEQQMAVTVTDEVKRKLATLGYSPSFGARPLRRVIQDQIEDQISDFIINDPDCKELIAVVEDDKVIIKKA